A window from Solanum stenotomum isolate F172 chromosome 7, ASM1918654v1, whole genome shotgun sequence encodes these proteins:
- the LOC125870541 gene encoding transcription repressor OFP12-like, whose protein sequence is MPRTTLGTNFNLCFTKLKRSLPLQSSADDDNDNDNDNQHHQQQHRSMHFCNSIKNFNSLYDLSSSECNSNNIPTSFDYIYELDNNTPDLATIYASRRFFFSSPGHSNSIIDSSSSISSSLASTLSSVESDAPLEGSIAIPTDSPDPYLDFRRSMQEMVEARGLSDIRGNWESLHELLMCYFTLNPKSTHKYIVGAFSDLIVCLMESKSQHLDLSSSSTSKCYKNPSDE, encoded by the coding sequence ATGCCAAGAACTACACTTGGAACAAACTTTAATCTTTGTTTCACTAAACTCAAACGTTCATTACCCCTACAATCCTCTGCcgatgatgataatgataatgataatgataatcaacatcatcaacaacaacatcgtAGTATGCATTTTTGCAATTCCATTAAAAACTTCAACTCTCTTTATGACTTATCATCATCAGAGTGCAACTCTAATAATATTCCTACGTCTTTCGATTATATTTACGAATTAGACAATAATACCCCTGATTTAGCCACTATTTACGCTTCTCGGCGTTTCTTTTTTTCTAGCCCGGGCCATTCCAATTCTATTATCGACTCATCATCGTCAATTTCTTCCTCTTTAGCATCCACCTTATCATCCGTAGAATCGGATGCTCCCCTCGAGGGGAGCATCGCGATTCCAACGGATTCACCCGACCCGTATTTGGATTTTCGACGATCGATGCAAGAAATGGTGGAGGCACGTGGATTAAGTGATATAAGAGGCAATTGGGAATCGTTACATGAACTTCTTATGTGTTATTTTACATTAAATCCAAAGAGCACACATAAGTATATAGTTGGTGCATTTTCTGACCTTATTGTATGTCTCATGGAATCAAAATCACAACATTTAGATCTATCGTCCAGCAGCACAAGTAAGTGTTACAAGAATCCAAGTGATGAATAA